From one Lotus japonicus ecotype B-129 chromosome 3, LjGifu_v1.2 genomic stretch:
- the LOC130743354 gene encoding 60S ribosomal protein L23A-like codes for MAPKADGSKKTDPKAQALKTAKAVKSGPTFKKKAKKIRTTVTFHRPKTQTKDRNPKYPRISATPRNKLDHYQILKFPLTTESAMKKIEDNNTLVFIVDLRADKKKIKAAVKKMYDIQAKKVNTLIRPDGTKKAYVRLTPDYDALDVANKIGII; via the exons ATGGCACCAAAAG CTGATGGTTCAAAGAAGACTGATCCCAAGGCGCAAGCCTTGAAAACTGCGAAAGCAGTCAAGTCTGGCCCTACCTTTaagaagaaggccaagaagatCCGAACAACTGTTACATTCCATCGACCAAAGACTCAAACAAAGGATAGGAACCCTAAGTACCCTCGGATCAGTGCTACTCCAAGGAACAAGCTTGATCACTATCAGATTCTGAAATTCCCCCTCACCACTGAGTCGgccatgaagaagattgaagacaaCAACACTTTGGTTTTCATTGTTGACTTGCGTGCtgacaagaagaagatcaagGCTGCAGTGAAGAAAATGTATGACATCCAAGCTAAGAAAGTGAACACCTTGATCAG GCCTGATGGCACCAAGAAGGCCTATGTTCGGTTGACTCCAGACTATGATGCCTTGGATGTAGCAAACAAGATTGGCATTATCTAA